A window of Lacibacter sediminis contains these coding sequences:
- a CDS encoding metal-dependent hydrolase family protein, whose translation MRKIISLLLLQVIVLFSFAQQKSIAIQCGKMLDVRTGKILINQVILVKGNKIESITDAANFKQKTDSVIDLKDYFILPGLIDCHTHVLLQGDITTEDYDVQVLKESIPYRTLRASKSAHQSLLNGFTTIRDLGTEGAGYADVDIKKAINKNIIPGPRMFVSTLAINTTGHYLIAEKDYAWELKLPKGLQEITGADEGRKAVRTQIAYGADWIKIYADRGYVRLPNGGYKSIPNFTKEEIEAIADETLKSRKKLAAHAVTPDGIIYSINAGASSIEHGFGMNEECMQLMAKKNVFWCPTIYVNDFVAEGRAKAGSPINKYFTQSEPEVFKKAMSFGVKIAYGTDIGGYDWNEPQTKDFEFFVQYGMQPLQAIQTATINAAELLEQTGLIGELIPGAFADIIAVKENPLSNIKVLGDVKWVMKDGKVYKQSK comes from the coding sequence ATGAGAAAAATTATATCCCTGCTTCTGCTGCAGGTAATTGTTCTGTTTTCGTTCGCACAACAAAAGTCCATCGCCATTCAATGTGGTAAGATGCTCGATGTACGAACCGGCAAAATCCTCATCAACCAGGTGATTCTTGTAAAAGGAAACAAGATCGAATCGATTACAGATGCAGCCAACTTCAAACAAAAAACAGATTCGGTGATTGATCTGAAAGACTATTTTATTCTTCCGGGGTTGATCGACTGTCATACACATGTATTGTTGCAGGGCGATATTACTACGGAAGATTATGATGTACAGGTGTTAAAAGAATCGATTCCTTACCGCACACTGCGTGCATCGAAGAGTGCACATCAATCGTTGCTGAATGGCTTTACAACTATTCGTGATCTTGGAACGGAAGGCGCTGGTTATGCTGATGTGGACATTAAGAAAGCCATCAACAAAAATATCATTCCCGGACCAAGAATGTTTGTCTCTACATTAGCGATCAATACAACCGGGCATTATTTAATTGCAGAAAAAGATTATGCATGGGAATTAAAATTACCGAAGGGCTTACAGGAAATTACCGGTGCAGATGAAGGACGCAAAGCTGTTCGTACGCAAATTGCGTATGGTGCCGATTGGATAAAAATTTATGCCGATCGTGGTTATGTGCGTTTGCCCAACGGCGGTTACAAAAGCATTCCCAATTTTACCAAAGAAGAAATTGAAGCCATTGCCGATGAAACACTCAAGAGCAGAAAAAAGTTAGCAGCACATGCCGTTACACCCGATGGTATTATTTATTCCATCAACGCAGGTGCAAGCAGTATTGAACATGGGTTTGGTATGAATGAAGAATGTATGCAGCTGATGGCAAAGAAAAATGTATTCTGGTGCCCCACTATTTATGTAAATGATTTTGTAGCAGAAGGCAGAGCGAAAGCAGGAAGCCCCATCAATAAATATTTTACTCAATCGGAGCCTGAAGTTTTTAAAAAAGCAATGAGCTTTGGAGTGAAAATCGCTTACGGTACAGACATTGGTGGTTACGATTGGAACGAACCACAAACAAAAGATTTTGAATTCTTTGTTCAGTATGGCATGCAGCCGCTGCAGGCAATTCAAACGGCAACAATTAATGCAGCTGAGTTGCTGGAACAAACAGGTTTGATTGGTGAACTTATTCCCGGTGCTTTTGCAGATATTATTGCGGTGAAAGAAAATCCACTCAGCAACATTAAAGTGTTAGGCGATGTAAAGTGGGTGATGAAAGATGGGAAAGTATATAAACAAAGTAAATAA
- a CDS encoding Y-family DNA polymerase, translating into MSTTMQPIQTNLFAQHTVNGNYPSMYAIVDCNNFYCSCERLFKPHLDNKPVVVLSNNDGCIISRSDESKLLGVDMAGPYFLAKPLIKKHDVAVFSSNYNLYGDLSMRVMDTLRAIIGEQHVEVYSVDEAFVDLSMFPIEELDRIARDMKATVEQWTGIKVSIGVAPTKVLSKLANRLSKKNKEKSGGVIVLDTMEKIKKALAITPVGDIWGVGGQYAKKLKEQWFIDDALQLSKMSEEFGRLHLGGVVGVRLIRELNGIASKDMQDELLNKKMIATTRMFGSPVGDINDIKEAVATYTSRAAEKLRRQHSAANIISIFVVSKEENHNATFNRGITHSRYTTLPTATSFTNELIKPAVAMVDGLFKEGTLYKKAGVMLSGLVPDASIQGNLFIPETKNNGRLLMDMIDNINFSQRDDVLKFAASGTTRDWKMRQELRSPRYTTRWEELYEVR; encoded by the coding sequence ATGTCAACAACAATGCAACCCATACAAACCAATCTGTTTGCACAACACACTGTGAATGGAAACTACCCTAGTATGTACGCCATTGTAGATTGTAACAATTTTTATTGCTCCTGCGAACGATTATTCAAACCGCATTTGGATAACAAGCCTGTTGTGGTACTCAGCAACAACGATGGCTGTATTATTTCACGCAGCGATGAATCGAAATTGTTGGGTGTAGATATGGCCGGGCCATATTTTCTGGCGAAGCCTTTGATTAAAAAACATGATGTGGCTGTGTTCAGCAGCAACTATAATTTATATGGTGATTTAAGTATGCGGGTGATGGATACGCTACGGGCCATCATTGGTGAACAACATGTAGAAGTGTATTCCGTAGATGAAGCATTTGTAGACCTGAGCATGTTCCCCATTGAAGAACTCGATCGTATTGCACGGGATATGAAAGCAACGGTAGAACAATGGACCGGCATTAAAGTATCCATCGGCGTTGCACCTACCAAAGTATTATCCAAGCTGGCGAATCGCTTATCAAAAAAGAATAAAGAAAAATCAGGCGGGGTGATTGTGCTGGACACGATGGAGAAAATAAAAAAAGCATTAGCGATCACTCCGGTGGGTGATATCTGGGGAGTGGGTGGTCAGTATGCAAAGAAATTAAAAGAACAATGGTTTATTGATGATGCGTTGCAGTTAAGTAAGATGAGTGAAGAGTTTGGTCGCCTGCACCTAGGTGGTGTGGTGGGTGTGCGTTTGATCCGTGAACTGAACGGCATTGCATCAAAAGATATGCAGGATGAACTGCTGAATAAAAAAATGATCGCTACCACACGCATGTTCGGCAGCCCGGTTGGCGATATCAATGATATTAAAGAGGCCGTTGCTACCTATACATCAAGGGCTGCCGAAAAATTAAGACGGCAACACAGCGCTGCCAACATCATCAGCATATTTGTGGTGTCGAAAGAAGAAAATCACAATGCTACATTCAACCGTGGCATTACACACAGCAGGTATACCACTTTGCCCACTGCAACCTCCTTCACCAATGAATTGATCAAGCCCGCCGTTGCAATGGTTGATGGGTTATTCAAAGAAGGAACGCTGTACAAAAAGGCAGGTGTGATGCTGAGCGGACTTGTGCCCGATGCATCCATTCAAGGGAATCTGTTTATACCTGAAACAAAAAACAATGGCCGGTTGCTGATGGATATGATTGATAATATCAACTTCAGTCAACGGGATGATGTGTTGAAGTTTGCAGCAAGCGGCACTACCAGGGACTGGAAGATGCGGCAGGAATTACGCAGTCCACGTTATACCACTCGGTGGGAAGAGTTGTATGAAGTGCGGTAA
- a CDS encoding LexA family protein has translation MDGEDFFGAAYKGSKQFTQQQVKTANATGFGAAADDYAERGIDLNEQLIKNKPATFFFKMKGDAMQQAGIFDGDILIVDRSLKLVNGKIIVAVLNGELLVRRFHKNFSSAFLIPENTRYKPVNLAEFSDFKVWGVVVHSIRSFEKLI, from the coding sequence ATGGATGGGGAAGATTTTTTTGGCGCTGCGTACAAAGGCAGCAAACAGTTTACACAACAGCAGGTAAAAACAGCCAACGCAACGGGCTTTGGCGCAGCAGCCGATGATTATGCTGAACGTGGTATTGATTTAAATGAACAGCTCATTAAAAACAAACCAGCTACGTTCTTTTTTAAAATGAAAGGCGATGCCATGCAGCAGGCGGGCATTTTTGATGGTGATATTTTAATTGTAGATCGCTCGTTGAAACTGGTGAATGGAAAAATTATTGTAGCCGTGTTGAATGGTGAATTGCTAGTGCGACGGTTTCATAAAAATTTCTCATCAGCGTTTTTAATACCGGAGAATACAAGATACAAACCGGTGAACCTGGCAGAGTTTAGTGATTTTAAAGTGTGGGGGGTTGTTGTACATAGTATTCGTTCGTTTGAAAAATTGATTTAA
- a CDS encoding 2'-5' RNA ligase family protein → MQLQSITTTTIPGYRVYEYLLVLSPHEELWNRILKVKTEFSEKYKCDHAKWGKPHITLANFLQYELMEERLVNRLNMIAMGFHPIKVELRDYGSFPSHSIYINVVSKLPIQSLVKTIRTDAQRLMKLNDENKPHFILEPTIAIARKLQPWQYEKGWLEYSHKHFTGRFIADGMLLLKRPLHEKAYQIVRRLSFQNLAVTTKQGELFG, encoded by the coding sequence ATGCAATTACAATCAATCACAACAACAACCATTCCCGGTTACAGGGTGTACGAATACCTGCTGGTACTAAGTCCGCATGAAGAATTATGGAATCGTATTTTAAAAGTGAAAACAGAATTTTCAGAAAAATACAAGTGTGATCATGCAAAGTGGGGCAAGCCACATATTACACTTGCCAATTTTCTGCAGTACGAATTAATGGAAGAACGGTTGGTGAATCGCCTCAACATGATCGCTATGGGCTTTCATCCTATAAAAGTGGAGCTGCGAGATTATGGAAGTTTTCCAAGTCACAGCATTTACATCAACGTGGTGAGTAAGTTGCCGATACAATCATTGGTGAAAACAATTCGTACCGATGCACAACGACTCATGAAACTTAATGATGAAAACAAGCCACATTTTATTTTGGAACCAACTATTGCCATTGCACGCAAGCTGCAACCCTGGCAATACGAAAAAGGTTGGCTTGAATATTCGCACAAACATTTCACCGGACGTTTTATTGCCGATGGAATGTTGTTGTTAAAGCGACCACTTCATGAAAAAGCTTACCAGATCGTTCGAAGGCTTTCATTTCAAAATCTTGCTGTTACAACAAAGCAGGGAGAATTATTTGGGTAA